In Humulus lupulus chromosome 6, drHumLupu1.1, whole genome shotgun sequence, a single genomic region encodes these proteins:
- the LOC133782850 gene encoding ubiquitin-like domain-containing protein CIP73 isoform X2 yields MASKGVDLIPDCDAVEASEADIEIKIKTLDSQTYTLKVDKQMPVPALKEQIASVTGVLSEQQRLICRGKVLKDDQLLSAYHVEDGHTLHLVVRQPYSTPPEGLSNHPATDPASSSSRSHSTHIAPGVVIETFSLPVQGDGAPPEISRILSAVLGSIGISSVGSGSEGMDNREHGPQRSERTSGASSLLDSLHLQSDQSGARIPSDRSHGIGTFGHSSAFSLGSQLPPHVIPDSLTTLTQYLSNMRREFDAIGRDGGNSRQASASNASEDTSSQSATGTRQGLPTPASLAEVMLSARQLLTEQASESLLQLVRQLENQVNVTDPSLRLNTQTSTMRTGALFHSLGAFLLELGRTMMTLRLGQTPSEAVVNAGPAVFISPTGPNPIMVQPLPFQVGTSFGAIPMGAVHPGSGLVNGLGNGLLPRRIDIQIRRANVNRQEQGNGQQPSGQQNPATSSGGENPVNQGTSRVSDTPGFAGESAVRVVPLRTMVAAVPGPFGRLPSDPSGNSMGLYYPVLGRFQHVASGHVTGERGTQASGEHHAAHATGLHPEQQSTESAAQQRAGDSARDGPVPTPNARQQESLNARSVSINILSAGGMQNNADSDRQIPSNVMQFIRNLFPGGEIHVEDGSSEGAAAGSYPDQARTSSGTQNEPEPEAEPRPSEEGIFFSNLLRQIMPVISRQAGSESDTVHPEQASASELVTAQYSSTQAEASNAGTSHQAENSTVGASRRHDDCESSSPNSKRQKME; encoded by the exons ATGCCAGTTCCTGCTTTAAAAGAGCAGATTGCTTCTGTCACTGGAGTGTTATCAGAGCAACAAAGACTCATATGTCGCGGGAAAGTCCTAAAGGATGACCAACTTCTCTCTGCTTACC ATGTTGAAGATGGTCACACCTTACATTTGGTTGTAAGACAACCTTATTCAACACCACCTGAGGGTTTATCAAATCATCCAG CAACTGATCCTGCTTCAAGCTCAAGTCGTAGTCACAGTACTCACATAGCACCCGGTGTAGTAATTGAAACTTTTAGTTTGCCTGTTCAAGGGGATGGAGCTCCACCAGAAATAAGTCGG ATTCTGTCTGCTGTTCTTGGGTCAATCGGTATTTCAAGTGTTGGAAGTGGCAGTGAAGGAATGGACAACAGG GAACATGGCCCTCAAAGATCTGAAAGAACTTCAGGTGCTAGTAGTTTATTAGATTCTCTCCACCTTCAATCTGATCAAAGTGGTGCAAGGATTCCATCTGATAGATCACATGGTATTGGTACCTTTGGACATTCATCTGCATTTTCTTTGGGGTCTCAACTGCCGCCTCAT GTAATTCCTGATTCCTTGACAACTTTAACCCAATATCTAAGCAATATGAGACGAGAATTTGATGCCATTG GAAGAGATGGGGGAAATAGTCGTCAAGCAAGTGCATCCAATGCGTCTGAAGACACGAGTTCCCAATCTGCAACAGGGACAAGACAAGGACTTCCCACACCTGCATCCCTAGCAGAAGTCATGCTTTCTGCGAGACAATTGCTTACTGAACAGGCCTCAGAAAGCCTACTT CAACTTGTGAGACAATTGGAGAATCAAGTGAATGTTACAGATCCGTCCTTAAGGTTGAACACTCAGACTAGTACAATGAGAACTGGAGCGCTGTTTCATAGTCTCGGTGCATTTTTACTTGAACTTGGTCGCACAATGATGACATTGCGGTTGGGTCAAACTCCG TCTGAGGCTGTGGTGAATGCTGGACCTGCAGTCTTTATATCTCCGACTGGTCCTAATCCTATCATGGTTCAG CCCCTTCCTTTCCAAGTTGGTACAAGTTTTGGTGCCATCCCTATGGGAGCTGTGCACCCTGGCTCTGGTCTTGTTAATGGTCTTGGAAATGGGCTCCTCCCTAGGCGTATTGATATACAAATACGAAGAg CCAATGTTAATCGTCAGGAACAGGGCAATGGCCAGCAACCTTCTGGGCAACAAAATCCAGCAACAAGTTCTGGTGGAGAAAATCCTGTAAATCAAGGAACTTCAAGGGTCTCAGATACTCCTGGTTTTGCAGGAGAGTCAGCTGTACGGGTGGTACCACTCAGGACCATGGTGGCAGCAGTACCTGGTCCTTTTGGTCGCCTACCATCAGACCCGTCAGGTAATTCGATGGGTTTATACTATCCTGTTCTTGGAAGATTTCAACATGTTGCATCTGGGCATGTGACTGGTGAGCGAGGAACACAAGCATCTGGTGAGCATCATGCAGCTCATGCTACTGGCTTGCATCCTGAGCAGCAGTCTACAGAATCTGCAGCACAGCAGCGTGCAGGAGATTCTGCAAGAGATG GACCCGTACCAACTCCCAACGCAAGACAGCAGGAGTCATTGAATGCACGCAGTGTTAGCATCAACATTCTGTCTGCTGGTGGAATGCAAAATAATGCTGATTCTGATAGACAAATCCCCAGCAATGTTATGCAATTTATTAGAAACCTCTTTCCTGGAGGTGAAATCCACGTAGAAGACGGGAGTTCAGAGGGAGCAGCTGCTGGTTCTTACCCAGATCAGGCAAGAACATCTAGTGGTACTCAGAATGAACCTGAACCAGAAGCAGAACCGAGGCCTAGTGAAGAAGGAATATTTTTTTCCAACCTTCTTCGTCAAATCATGCCTGTAATATCTAGACAAGCTGGTTCAGAATCAGACACTGTCCATCCAGAACAGGCTAGTGCTTCTGAGCTAGTAACTGCTCAATATTCTTCCACCCAG GCTGAGGCTTCTAATGCTGGGACATCACATCAGGCTGAGAACTCTACCGTGGGGGCATCACGTCGACATGATGACTGTGAATCAAGCTCTCCAAATTCAAAACGACAAAAG ATGGAGTAG
- the LOC133782850 gene encoding ubiquitin-like domain-containing protein CIP73 isoform X1, which translates to MASKGVDLIPDCDAVEASEADIEIKIKTLDSQTYTLKVDKQMPVPALKEQIASVTGVLSEQQRLICRGKVLKDDQLLSAYHVEDGHTLHLVVRQPYSTPPEGLSNHPATDPASSSSRSHSTHIAPGVVIETFSLPVQGDGAPPEISRILSAVLGSIGISSVGSGSEGMDNREHGPQRSERTSGASSLLDSLHLQSDQSGARIPSDRSHGIGTFGHSSAFSLGSQLPPHVIPDSLTTLTQYLSNMRREFDAIGRDGGNSRQASASNASEDTSSQSATGTRQGLPTPASLAEVMLSARQLLTEQASESLLQLVRQLENQVNVTDPSLRLNTQTSTMRTGALFHSLGAFLLELGRTMMTLRLGQTPSEAVVNAGPAVFISPTGPNPIMVQPLPFQVGTSFGAIPMGAVHPGSGLVNGLGNGLLPRRIDIQIRRGSSTSAANVNRQEQGNGQQPSGQQNPATSSGGENPVNQGTSRVSDTPGFAGESAVRVVPLRTMVAAVPGPFGRLPSDPSGNSMGLYYPVLGRFQHVASGHVTGERGTQASGEHHAAHATGLHPEQQSTESAAQQRAGDSARDGPVPTPNARQQESLNARSVSINILSAGGMQNNADSDRQIPSNVMQFIRNLFPGGEIHVEDGSSEGAAAGSYPDQARTSSGTQNEPEPEAEPRPSEEGIFFSNLLRQIMPVISRQAGSESDTVHPEQASASELVTAQYSSTQAEASNAGTSHQAENSTVGASRRHDDCESSSPNSKRQKME; encoded by the exons ATGCCAGTTCCTGCTTTAAAAGAGCAGATTGCTTCTGTCACTGGAGTGTTATCAGAGCAACAAAGACTCATATGTCGCGGGAAAGTCCTAAAGGATGACCAACTTCTCTCTGCTTACC ATGTTGAAGATGGTCACACCTTACATTTGGTTGTAAGACAACCTTATTCAACACCACCTGAGGGTTTATCAAATCATCCAG CAACTGATCCTGCTTCAAGCTCAAGTCGTAGTCACAGTACTCACATAGCACCCGGTGTAGTAATTGAAACTTTTAGTTTGCCTGTTCAAGGGGATGGAGCTCCACCAGAAATAAGTCGG ATTCTGTCTGCTGTTCTTGGGTCAATCGGTATTTCAAGTGTTGGAAGTGGCAGTGAAGGAATGGACAACAGG GAACATGGCCCTCAAAGATCTGAAAGAACTTCAGGTGCTAGTAGTTTATTAGATTCTCTCCACCTTCAATCTGATCAAAGTGGTGCAAGGATTCCATCTGATAGATCACATGGTATTGGTACCTTTGGACATTCATCTGCATTTTCTTTGGGGTCTCAACTGCCGCCTCAT GTAATTCCTGATTCCTTGACAACTTTAACCCAATATCTAAGCAATATGAGACGAGAATTTGATGCCATTG GAAGAGATGGGGGAAATAGTCGTCAAGCAAGTGCATCCAATGCGTCTGAAGACACGAGTTCCCAATCTGCAACAGGGACAAGACAAGGACTTCCCACACCTGCATCCCTAGCAGAAGTCATGCTTTCTGCGAGACAATTGCTTACTGAACAGGCCTCAGAAAGCCTACTT CAACTTGTGAGACAATTGGAGAATCAAGTGAATGTTACAGATCCGTCCTTAAGGTTGAACACTCAGACTAGTACAATGAGAACTGGAGCGCTGTTTCATAGTCTCGGTGCATTTTTACTTGAACTTGGTCGCACAATGATGACATTGCGGTTGGGTCAAACTCCG TCTGAGGCTGTGGTGAATGCTGGACCTGCAGTCTTTATATCTCCGACTGGTCCTAATCCTATCATGGTTCAG CCCCTTCCTTTCCAAGTTGGTACAAGTTTTGGTGCCATCCCTATGGGAGCTGTGCACCCTGGCTCTGGTCTTGTTAATGGTCTTGGAAATGGGCTCCTCCCTAGGCGTATTGATATACAAATACGAAGAg GCTCGTCGACATCCGCAGCCAATGTTAATCGTCAGGAACAGGGCAATGGCCAGCAACCTTCTGGGCAACAAAATCCAGCAACAAGTTCTGGTGGAGAAAATCCTGTAAATCAAGGAACTTCAAGGGTCTCAGATACTCCTGGTTTTGCAGGAGAGTCAGCTGTACGGGTGGTACCACTCAGGACCATGGTGGCAGCAGTACCTGGTCCTTTTGGTCGCCTACCATCAGACCCGTCAGGTAATTCGATGGGTTTATACTATCCTGTTCTTGGAAGATTTCAACATGTTGCATCTGGGCATGTGACTGGTGAGCGAGGAACACAAGCATCTGGTGAGCATCATGCAGCTCATGCTACTGGCTTGCATCCTGAGCAGCAGTCTACAGAATCTGCAGCACAGCAGCGTGCAGGAGATTCTGCAAGAGATG GACCCGTACCAACTCCCAACGCAAGACAGCAGGAGTCATTGAATGCACGCAGTGTTAGCATCAACATTCTGTCTGCTGGTGGAATGCAAAATAATGCTGATTCTGATAGACAAATCCCCAGCAATGTTATGCAATTTATTAGAAACCTCTTTCCTGGAGGTGAAATCCACGTAGAAGACGGGAGTTCAGAGGGAGCAGCTGCTGGTTCTTACCCAGATCAGGCAAGAACATCTAGTGGTACTCAGAATGAACCTGAACCAGAAGCAGAACCGAGGCCTAGTGAAGAAGGAATATTTTTTTCCAACCTTCTTCGTCAAATCATGCCTGTAATATCTAGACAAGCTGGTTCAGAATCAGACACTGTCCATCCAGAACAGGCTAGTGCTTCTGAGCTAGTAACTGCTCAATATTCTTCCACCCAG GCTGAGGCTTCTAATGCTGGGACATCACATCAGGCTGAGAACTCTACCGTGGGGGCATCACGTCGACATGATGACTGTGAATCAAGCTCTCCAAATTCAAAACGACAAAAG ATGGAGTAG